One region of Candidatus Eisenbacteria bacterium genomic DNA includes:
- the trpB gene encoding tryptophan synthase subunit beta — MTPVLELAAAYEAAHRDPAFGTELERELRDFAGRPTPLQPAPRFAEASGLSRVYLKREDLLHTGAHKINNAIGQALLARRMGKSRVIAETGAGQHGVATATVCARYGLECVVYMGEVDMERQRPNVERMKLLGAEVRAVGSGSRTLKDAINEAMRDWSASVRTTHYLLGSVLGPHPYPTMVRDFQTVIGREARAQIVEREKRLPDLLVACVGGGSNSIGLFHPFLGDESVAMVGVEAGGEGIASRRHAARFAEPATGVLHGTRSLVLQDSAGQVRETHSISAGLDYPAVGPEHAALAAAGRVRYDSVTDDEALDAFDLLARREGILPALESAHAVAYVAREGRRGKIDRQALLVINLSGRGDKDLGVVAEARSRRR; from the coding sequence ATGACGCCGGTGCTCGAGCTGGCCGCCGCCTACGAGGCGGCCCATCGCGATCCGGCGTTCGGGACCGAGCTGGAGCGCGAGCTCCGCGACTTCGCCGGCAGGCCGACACCCCTCCAGCCTGCCCCACGCTTCGCGGAGGCGTCGGGTCTCTCGCGCGTCTACCTGAAGCGGGAAGATCTCCTCCATACGGGCGCCCACAAGATCAACAACGCGATCGGCCAAGCGCTGCTCGCGCGCCGGATGGGGAAGTCCCGCGTGATCGCGGAAACGGGCGCGGGGCAGCACGGTGTCGCGACCGCGACCGTGTGCGCGCGCTACGGCCTCGAGTGCGTCGTGTACATGGGCGAGGTCGACATGGAGCGCCAGCGGCCCAACGTCGAGCGGATGAAGCTGCTGGGCGCCGAGGTGCGGGCCGTCGGCTCGGGGAGCCGCACCCTCAAGGACGCGATCAACGAGGCGATGCGGGACTGGTCGGCCAGCGTCCGCACCACGCACTATCTTCTGGGCTCCGTCCTCGGCCCGCATCCCTACCCGACCATGGTGCGTGATTTCCAGACCGTGATCGGACGCGAGGCCCGCGCTCAGATCGTGGAGCGTGAGAAGCGGCTGCCCGATCTACTCGTCGCCTGCGTCGGGGGCGGGAGCAACTCGATCGGGCTCTTCCACCCGTTCCTGGGGGACGAGAGCGTCGCGATGGTGGGTGTCGAAGCGGGTGGAGAGGGGATCGCGTCGCGACGCCACGCCGCGCGATTCGCCGAGCCCGCCACCGGCGTGCTGCATGGAACCCGCTCGCTCGTGCTTCAGGATTCGGCCGGGCAGGTGAGGGAGACCCACTCGATCTCGGCAGGGCTGGATTATCCAGCCGTGGGTCCCGAGCACGCCGCGCTCGCCGCCGCGGGCAGGGTGCGGTACGACTCGGTCACCGATGACGAGGCTCTGGACGCGTTCGATCTCCTCGCTCGTAGGGAAGGGATCCTCCCCGCGCTGGAATCGGCCCACGCGGTCGCGTACGTCGCGCGGGAGGGGAGGCGGGGCAAGATCGACCGGCAGGCGCTTCTGGTGATCAACCTCTCGGGCCGCGGCGACAAGGACCTTGGAGTCGTCGCGGAGGCCCGGTCGCGGCGGCGCTAG
- a CDS encoding phosphoribosylanthranilate isomerase yields the protein MRTRIKICGITRAEDARMALDAGADYVGLVLTKSPRQLSLEQAKAIRAALPAEAAVVGVFAEERPDQVAPFARDLALHAVQVAGWLDASPDISCEVWHVLRGAELPDPAQLPMIPLRTYLLDAHDRTLAGGTGKRSDWAWAKLCVQHGRRLFVAGGLSAGNVESLIFQVRPFGVDASSGLESEVGKKSLEKVRAFVERIHEADRTRPKSS from the coding sequence ATGAGAACTCGGATCAAGATCTGCGGCATCACCCGCGCCGAGGATGCGCGGATGGCCCTCGACGCCGGAGCGGATTATGTCGGCCTGGTCTTGACGAAGAGTCCCCGCCAGCTATCCCTCGAGCAGGCGAAGGCGATCCGCGCCGCTCTTCCGGCGGAGGCGGCCGTCGTCGGCGTGTTCGCCGAAGAGCGCCCGGATCAGGTGGCCCCGTTCGCGCGGGACCTCGCGCTTCACGCGGTCCAGGTAGCCGGGTGGCTCGACGCGAGCCCCGACATCTCGTGCGAGGTCTGGCACGTGCTCCGCGGCGCCGAGCTTCCGGACCCAGCGCAGCTCCCCATGATCCCACTGCGCACGTACCTTCTCGACGCCCATGACCGGACACTCGCGGGGGGTACCGGGAAGCGCTCGGACTGGGCCTGGGCCAAGCTCTGCGTCCAGCACGGCCGGCGCCTCTTCGTGGCGGGAGGTTTGAGCGCCGGGAACGTGGAGTCGCTGATCTTCCAGGTTCGGCCCTTTGGCGTGGACGCATCGAGCGGCCTCGAATCCGAGGTCGGGAAGAAGAGCCTGGAGAAGGTGCGGGCGTTCGTGGAGCGGATCCACGAAGCAGACCGGACCCGCCCGAAGAGCTCGTGA
- a CDS encoding carbonic anhydrase: MISAPEALKRLREGNRRFASEAGSAREVATPARRRELAAGQEPFAIILGCSDSRVPAEMVFDQGLGELFVIRVAGNIVAPSQVGSVEFAAERFGTLLSVVLGHSKCGAIQATLEELMRPREAQSRNLQSIVDRIRPSVEPLLATHLRHEHDALVEEAVRANIRRSASQLRHGSEILDHLVRNDGFVVVGAEYSLDTGIVDFFDGAPGD, encoded by the coding sequence GTGATCTCCGCGCCCGAAGCGCTCAAGCGTCTCCGCGAAGGGAACCGCCGATTCGCGTCCGAAGCCGGCAGCGCGCGCGAGGTCGCGACGCCGGCGCGCCGGCGCGAGCTCGCCGCGGGCCAAGAGCCCTTCGCGATCATTCTCGGGTGCTCCGACTCGCGAGTGCCGGCCGAGATGGTCTTCGATCAAGGACTCGGCGAGCTCTTCGTGATCCGGGTCGCCGGCAATATCGTCGCGCCTTCGCAGGTCGGGAGCGTCGAGTTCGCCGCGGAGCGGTTCGGCACGCTGCTGTCGGTGGTTCTGGGCCACTCGAAGTGCGGCGCCATTCAGGCGACGCTCGAGGAGCTGATGCGCCCTCGCGAAGCCCAATCGCGAAATCTGCAGTCGATCGTCGACCGCATCCGGCCGTCCGTGGAGCCGCTGCTCGCGACCCACCTGCGCCACGAGCACGACGCTCTGGTGGAGGAGGCCGTTCGGGCCAACATCCGCCGGTCCGCGAGCCAGCTCCGCCACGGTTCCGAGATTCTCGACCACCTCGTTCGGAACGACGGATTCGTGGTGGTGGGGGCGGAGTATTCACTGGACACCGGGATCGTCGACTTCTTCGACGGCGCGCCGGGGGACTAG
- a CDS encoding class I SAM-dependent methyltransferase, which yields MVCIVGDGLYHAFQRFARRFHSVQRPERPAPCPTMSEGPARRDFSLEELWNVTRETGDGSFFTNDSRDYELRYSERHYRRLQEIFRLVAMACPTQGDLLDIGTTQFTFLLKKLTPHRIFTIDYTSGFRQRCADHDIGFETHDITSPALPFGGQRFDVIVFTEVFEHLLANPVRIFSKLKSMLTDGGSLVFGTPNLASLQKRILLLLNRPILDWPTWEVGDEDIHGHGHNRIYVLRELTAFMERAGLLVTSSAYSLSMDFTEPEAGMALNAAKLLLLGPKLVVPSFRWGIHMVARNARH from the coding sequence ATGGTCTGCATCGTCGGGGACGGACTTTACCACGCGTTCCAGCGGTTCGCCCGCCGTTTTCACTCTGTACAACGCCCGGAACGTCCAGCACCATGCCCCACTATGTCCGAAGGTCCTGCTCGCCGCGATTTCTCCCTGGAAGAGCTATGGAACGTTACTCGTGAGACGGGCGACGGCTCCTTCTTCACGAACGACAGCAGGGACTACGAGCTCCGCTACTCAGAGCGGCACTATCGCCGGCTGCAGGAGATCTTCCGGCTCGTGGCAATGGCTTGCCCGACTCAGGGCGACCTGCTCGACATCGGGACAACGCAGTTCACGTTTCTGCTGAAGAAGCTGACGCCGCACAGGATCTTCACGATCGATTACACCTCCGGGTTCCGGCAGCGGTGCGCCGACCATGACATCGGCTTCGAGACCCACGACATCACCTCTCCGGCGCTGCCCTTCGGCGGGCAGCGATTCGACGTGATCGTGTTCACGGAGGTATTCGAGCATTTGCTGGCGAATCCGGTGCGGATCTTCTCGAAGCTGAAGAGCATGCTCACCGACGGGGGCTCGCTTGTCTTTGGAACTCCCAATCTCGCGTCTCTTCAAAAGCGCATCCTCCTCCTGTTGAATCGGCCCATCCTGGATTGGCCGACCTGGGAGGTGGGCGATGAGGATATTCACGGTCACGGGCACAATCGGATCTACGTGCTGCGGGAATTGACGGCGTTCATGGAGAGGGCGGGGCTTTTGGTGACGAGCTCGGCCTATTCCCTCTCCATGGACTTTACCGAGCCCGAAGCCGGGATGGCCCTCAACGCCGCGAAGCTATTGCTCCTTGGGCCGAAGCTTGTGGTGCCGTCCTTCCGCTGGGGAATTCACATGGTCGCCCGGAACGCGAGGCACTAG
- a CDS encoding glycosyltransferase, with the protein MQTIPGPAVESPARSRAILVVPCYNEEQRLRVDEFAAFFAAVPDVDVIFVDDGSRDQTAAVILAFCEKFPARAWLLQLPRNVGKAEAVRQGFLAALAKPADFIGFWDADLATPLDAVPSFLAQFVARRELEMVLGSRVLMLGRAIERNKLRHYAGRCFATIVSWILDLPTYDTQCGAKLFRVTPTLVHIFGSPFLSRWVFDVEILARLSEERARSGGLPSKECVAELPLQAWQDVKGSKIGPFEIFRVVRDLWRIRRWYMQALDEAEGIREESASSPGSSQPTPGDAPAKSGPVLTTPFVLAVVLVWAVASLRLFFRSGSGEHDTFMMAAGVVRGAQTGDVINPLCYDPGLQFLFYYLFHLFTVSWIPSAANVLGIMNVAGGLSGLATPFLLAIVLTPAMRDPARARLAVLLFLVGPLYLFTVSYGHPFSVALLVFLLSWVLLRPLFGLSQSRLGWARIAAAAAIQSVALMIRFEQVAVFAVLMLGVAALGRERVWRRLAISGGTFAAAVTAWLVVRNLLVPHGKSFASKVPVLLSALHPAQARWGTVHLLSEVGLPLLAGGAWIAFDAARRRKFGLLLLGLAGVLPTIAIYLGNPSPPRHFYVAALGLACLIAAGISSRRITRWNVALPVILAGNLVLPWALMAVDGRTYPDRAMVTYNVLERTERDKAQIRAAFPFYARLMEQAHGRTVVVFGSWIHVAELMSGLVDVPGTTIGRASISGVKSALEMRGLGMDVYAVETYDPAYVEAAEKELRKTNPDVMIVSLVEGGPRINDLHLTIPSEVYWWGA; encoded by the coding sequence ATGCAGACCATTCCCGGCCCAGCGGTAGAAAGCCCCGCCCGATCCCGCGCGATCCTCGTCGTCCCGTGCTACAACGAGGAGCAGCGCCTGCGCGTGGATGAGTTCGCGGCGTTCTTCGCGGCCGTCCCTGATGTGGACGTGATCTTCGTGGACGACGGGAGCCGTGACCAGACGGCCGCCGTCATCCTCGCCTTCTGCGAGAAGTTTCCGGCTCGCGCCTGGCTGTTGCAGCTGCCGCGAAACGTGGGGAAAGCCGAGGCGGTCCGCCAAGGCTTCCTCGCCGCGCTCGCCAAGCCGGCCGACTTCATCGGCTTCTGGGACGCCGATCTCGCGACGCCGCTCGACGCGGTCCCCAGCTTCCTCGCCCAGTTCGTGGCGCGCCGCGAGCTGGAGATGGTGCTGGGCTCGCGCGTGCTGATGCTGGGCCGTGCCATCGAGCGCAATAAGCTGCGCCACTACGCGGGCCGATGCTTCGCGACGATCGTGTCGTGGATCCTGGACCTCCCGACGTACGACACGCAGTGCGGCGCCAAGCTCTTCCGGGTCACCCCGACCCTGGTCCACATCTTCGGATCTCCATTCCTGTCGCGATGGGTGTTCGACGTGGAGATCCTCGCCAGGCTCTCGGAGGAGCGCGCGCGTTCGGGGGGTCTTCCGTCCAAAGAGTGCGTCGCCGAGCTGCCGCTCCAGGCATGGCAGGATGTAAAAGGCTCAAAGATCGGCCCGTTCGAGATCTTCCGGGTCGTTCGCGACCTGTGGCGGATCCGACGATGGTACATGCAGGCACTGGACGAGGCCGAAGGCATACGGGAGGAATCCGCATCGTCTCCGGGCTCGAGCCAACCGACCCCTGGGGATGCCCCCGCGAAATCGGGCCCTGTGCTGACAACACCGTTCGTGCTCGCGGTCGTTCTTGTATGGGCCGTCGCGTCGCTCCGCCTCTTCTTCAGATCGGGGTCGGGCGAGCACGACACGTTCATGATGGCCGCCGGCGTTGTGCGCGGCGCCCAAACAGGGGACGTGATCAACCCGCTTTGCTATGACCCGGGCCTTCAGTTTCTCTTCTACTACCTCTTCCACTTGTTCACCGTGTCCTGGATTCCATCGGCGGCGAACGTGCTCGGGATCATGAATGTGGCCGGGGGCCTGTCAGGGCTCGCGACCCCATTCCTGCTCGCGATCGTGCTCACTCCGGCCATGCGCGACCCGGCCCGCGCCCGCCTGGCCGTGCTGCTGTTTCTCGTCGGTCCCCTCTACCTCTTCACCGTTTCGTATGGACACCCGTTCTCGGTGGCGCTGCTGGTCTTCCTTCTCTCCTGGGTCCTCCTGCGACCGCTCTTCGGCCTCTCCCAGAGCCGTCTCGGATGGGCCCGGATCGCGGCAGCTGCGGCGATCCAATCCGTCGCGCTCATGATTCGATTCGAGCAGGTCGCCGTCTTCGCGGTGTTGATGCTCGGCGTGGCGGCTCTGGGACGTGAGCGCGTCTGGCGGAGATTGGCGATCTCGGGCGGCACCTTCGCCGCGGCGGTGACCGCGTGGCTCGTGGTCCGGAATCTCCTTGTACCCCACGGCAAGTCGTTCGCAAGCAAGGTCCCCGTTCTGCTCAGCGCGCTTCATCCCGCGCAGGCAAGGTGGGGCACGGTCCACTTACTTTCCGAGGTGGGCTTGCCGCTCCTGGCCGGCGGCGCGTGGATCGCGTTCGACGCGGCCCGCAGACGGAAATTCGGGCTCCTCCTTCTGGGCTTGGCCGGCGTTCTGCCGACCATCGCCATCTACCTCGGAAACCCAAGCCCGCCGAGGCATTTCTACGTCGCGGCGCTCGGGCTCGCGTGCCTGATCGCGGCCGGCATCTCCAGCCGGCGGATCACGCGCTGGAATGTGGCGCTTCCCGTCATCCTGGCCGGGAACCTCGTGCTCCCATGGGCGCTGATGGCCGTGGATGGGAGGACCTATCCGGATCGCGCGATGGTCACCTACAACGTCCTCGAGCGCACGGAGAGGGACAAGGCGCAGATCCGAGCCGCGTTTCCGTTCTACGCCCGCCTCATGGAGCAGGCGCACGGCCGGACAGTCGTGGTCTTTGGGAGCTGGATCCACGTCGCGGAGCTCATGTCGGGCCTTGTCGATGTTCCGGGCACCACCATCGGACGGGCTTCGATCTCCGGTGTGAAGTCCGCGCTGGAGATGCGCGGGCTCGGCATGGACGTGTACGCGGTCGAGACCTACGATCCCGCTTACGTGGAGGCCGCCGAGAAGGAACTGCGAAAGACGAACCCGGACGTCATGATCGTTTCCCTCGTCGAGGGTGGTCCCAGGATCAACGATCTGCACCTGACGATTCCCTCCGAGGTCTACTGGTGGGGGGCGTAG